One Acidimicrobiales bacterium genomic region harbors:
- a CDS encoding aspartate kinase — protein MALLIQKFGGTSVADADRMREVADHVARTVRHGNQVVLVVSAMGKETDELLRLAGEVSAIQPGREMDMLITAGERKAMALVCLALHHIGIDSESFTGSQAGFLTDTSHQNARIVEVRPDRVRASLDAGRVPVIGGSQGVSTNNDVTFLGRGGSDTTAVALANALGADACELYTDVTGVFTTDPRVVPTARRMHSISFDELLEMTATGCPKPAMRSVEYARTHGVRLHVRSAFTWQEGTWVDEEETDMEQAIVSAVTHDTTEAKMTIAGVPDQPGVAATVFRAMADLDVNVDMIVQNVSDHGVTDISFTVPHGDLVRSVDLAERLAAKIGATGVSSDDSIARVSVIGAGMRTNPGVAATMFETLSACGVNIQMISTSAIRVSCMVDGDRVEEAVRALHDAFGLAEA, from the coding sequence GTGGCCCTCCTCATCCAGAAGTTCGGTGGCACCTCGGTCGCGGATGCGGATCGCATGCGCGAGGTGGCCGACCACGTTGCCCGCACCGTCAGGCACGGCAACCAGGTGGTGCTCGTCGTTTCGGCCATGGGCAAGGAGACCGACGAACTCCTGCGACTGGCCGGCGAGGTGTCAGCGATCCAACCGGGCCGCGAGATGGACATGCTCATCACGGCCGGCGAACGCAAGGCCATGGCACTGGTGTGCCTGGCGCTACACCACATCGGCATCGACTCCGAATCGTTCACCGGAAGCCAGGCCGGGTTCCTGACCGATACCAGCCACCAGAACGCCCGGATCGTGGAGGTCCGCCCCGACCGCGTCCGGGCCTCGCTGGATGCCGGGCGGGTTCCGGTGATCGGTGGGTCCCAGGGCGTGTCGACCAACAACGACGTGACCTTCCTGGGACGGGGCGGCTCGGACACCACGGCGGTGGCCCTGGCCAACGCCCTGGGCGCCGACGCCTGCGAGCTCTACACCGATGTCACCGGGGTCTTCACCACCGATCCGCGCGTGGTGCCGACAGCCCGACGGATGCACAGCATCTCGTTCGACGAGTTGCTGGAGATGACGGCCACCGGGTGTCCAAAGCCGGCCATGCGATCCGTCGAGTACGCCCGTACCCACGGTGTGCGACTGCATGTCCGTTCCGCGTTCACCTGGCAGGAGGGGACGTGGGTCGATGAGGAGGAAACCGATATGGAACAGGCCATCGTCTCGGCGGTCACCCACGACACGACCGAGGCCAAGATGACGATCGCCGGCGTGCCCGACCAGCCGGGCGTGGCGGCCACCGTGTTCCGCGCCATGGCCGACCTGGACGTCAACGTGGACATGATCGTGCAGAACGTTTCCGACCACGGTGTGACCGACATCTCGTTCACCGTGCCCCACGGTGACCTGGTCCGGTCCGTGGATCTGGCCGAGCGGCTGGCGGCCAAGATCGGCGCCACCGGGGTGTCGTCCGACGACTCGATCGCCCGGGTGAGCGTGATAGGTGCCGGCATGCGGACCAATCCGGGCGTGGCGGCCACCATGTTCGAAACGCTCTCGGCGTGCGGCGTGAACATCCAGATGATCTCCACGTCGGCCATTCGGGTGAGCTGCATGGTCGACGGGGACCGGGTCGAGGAGGCCGTCCGGGCACTCCACGACGCCTTCGGCCTGGCCGAAGCCTGA
- a CDS encoding peptidylprolyl isomerase — protein sequence MATKSRRPATQPAAYRFSPTTRLVAGLLAFMMVGSLIFVVVAGSGGDSGAPAPTVPAPDDCPATDKSDAPRLAFDSRPTWCLRSGADYTAVFDTTEGEIRVTLDRGRTPETVNNFVVLTRYGYYDGTLLFRFDPTIAIIQGGAPTTNSWSDPGPGYTIPDEGGEFLPLSGGGLRGPFTYRAGDLVMARSAGPNSSGAQFFFATGPEVALLDNQGTYLVLGHADEAGIAVLQAMMGLYRLDDTSQYGGGPIREVIVRSVTIEVG from the coding sequence ATGGCCACCAAGTCCCGTCGCCCCGCCACCCAGCCCGCCGCCTACCGGTTCTCCCCGACGACCCGCCTCGTCGCCGGGCTGCTGGCCTTCATGATGGTCGGCAGCCTGATATTCGTCGTCGTGGCCGGTTCCGGAGGGGACTCCGGCGCCCCGGCACCTACCGTCCCGGCTCCCGACGACTGCCCTGCCACGGACAAGTCGGACGCACCCCGGTTGGCGTTCGACAGCCGCCCCACGTGGTGCCTCCGATCCGGCGCCGACTACACGGCCGTGTTCGACACGACCGAGGGTGAGATCCGGGTGACCCTGGACCGCGGGCGGACCCCGGAGACCGTCAACAACTTCGTCGTCCTCACCCGGTACGGGTACTACGACGGCACCCTGCTCTTCCGCTTCGACCCGACCATCGCCATCATCCAGGGCGGCGCCCCCACGACCAACAGCTGGTCGGACCCGGGACCCGGCTACACCATCCCCGACGAGGGCGGTGAGTTCCTACCGCTGTCCGGCGGTGGCCTGCGCGGACCCTTCACCTACCGGGCCGGCGACCTGGTGATGGCCCGCTCGGCAGGGCCCAACAGTTCGGGTGCCCAGTTCTTCTTCGCCACGGGCCCGGAGGTCGCGCTCCTGGACAACCAGGGCACGTACCTGGTGCTCGGCCATGCCGACGAGGCCGGCATCGCCGTTCTGCAGGCGATGATGGGCCTCTACCGGTTGGACGACACCTCGCAGTACGGAGGTGGACCGATCCGCGAGGTCATCGTCCGGTCGGTCACCATCGAGGTCGGCTGA
- the aat gene encoding leucyl/phenylalanyl-tRNA--protein transferase, giving the protein MAGQRPVEPPASTWAFPSARSADEHGVVGVGADVDPGTLLAAYRSGMFPMPIEAGGPMAWWSPDPRGVLAPRGVRISRSLRRSIDRYEIRVDTAFADVVVACADPARERGWIDERIASAYTELHRLGWAHSVEAWDEDGLAGGLYGVAIGGLFAGESMFHRRTDASKVALTGLAGLLGDDDDRLIDVQWCTPHLERLGATELCRADYLERLPDLTLAVGPDWSAW; this is encoded by the coding sequence ATGGCCGGGCAGAGACCCGTCGAACCACCGGCCAGCACGTGGGCGTTTCCGTCGGCCCGCTCGGCCGACGAGCACGGTGTGGTCGGCGTCGGGGCCGACGTGGATCCCGGCACCCTGCTGGCCGCCTACCGGAGCGGCATGTTCCCCATGCCGATCGAGGCCGGAGGGCCCATGGCCTGGTGGTCGCCCGATCCACGGGGCGTCCTGGCCCCCCGTGGGGTGAGGATCAGCCGGTCCCTGAGGCGTTCGATCGACCGCTATGAAATCCGGGTCGATACGGCTTTCGCCGACGTGGTGGTGGCCTGCGCCGACCCGGCCCGGGAGCGAGGATGGATCGACGAGCGGATCGCCTCGGCCTACACCGAGCTCCACCGCCTCGGCTGGGCCCATTCGGTCGAGGCCTGGGACGAGGACGGTCTGGCCGGAGGCCTCTACGGCGTGGCCATCGGCGGCCTCTTCGCCGGCGAGTCCATGTTCCACCGTCGGACCGACGCCTCCAAGGTCGCCCTCACCGGGCTCGCCGGCCTCCTGGGAGACGACGACGACCGGCTGATCGACGTGCAGTGGTGCACCCCGCACCTGGAACGCCTGGGTGCCACCGAACTCTGCCGTGCGGACTACCTGGAACGCCTCCCCGACCTGACGCTCGCAGTCGGCCCGGACTGGTCGGCCTGGTAA
- a CDS encoding acyl-CoA carboxylase subunit beta, which yields MVDYSMNERLDELHKRREAAIHAGTERAVQRQHDKGKMLARERIDHLLDPGSFHELDMLARHRAHESGIEERPYTDGVITGWGTVDGRKVFVYSQDFTVFGGALGEVFAEKIHKVMDLALSVGAPMIGLNDGAGARIQEGVVSLDGYGGIFWRNVQSSGVIPQISVILGPCAGGAVYSPAMTDFIFMVREKSHMFITGPDVVKTVTGEDVSLEELGGAGSHSTKSGVATFVCDDEREVLDEVKALLAHLPSNNLEEAPVLATDDPPDRLCPELTGLMPDSANLPYDMRTVIQTVLDDGGFLEYHSAWAANIVCGFGRLNGRSVGVVGNQPMHFAGVLDIGAAEKAARFVRTCDAFNVPLITFVDVPGFLPGVDQEYGGIIRHGAKLLYAYCEATVPRIQVITRKAYGGAYVVMDSKSVGSDLSLAWPSAELAVMGPQGAVEIVYRRELQNAADPVSRRAELVNEYMEKFANPYVAAERGYVDDVIDPADTRAKLIAGLEMLASKHEETPRRKHGNVPL from the coding sequence ATGGTCGACTACTCGATGAACGAACGCCTCGACGAACTCCACAAGCGCAGGGAGGCGGCGATCCACGCCGGCACCGAGCGGGCAGTCCAACGGCAGCACGACAAGGGGAAGATGCTGGCCCGGGAGCGCATCGACCACCTGCTGGACCCAGGCTCGTTCCACGAGCTGGACATGCTGGCCCGCCACCGGGCGCATGAGAGCGGGATCGAAGAACGGCCCTACACCGATGGCGTCATCACGGGCTGGGGCACGGTCGACGGTCGCAAGGTCTTCGTCTACTCCCAGGACTTCACCGTGTTCGGGGGCGCCCTGGGAGAGGTGTTCGCCGAGAAGATCCACAAGGTCATGGACCTCGCCCTGAGCGTCGGTGCCCCGATGATCGGTCTCAACGACGGTGCAGGAGCCCGTATCCAGGAGGGCGTGGTCAGCCTCGACGGCTACGGGGGGATCTTCTGGCGCAACGTCCAGTCGTCGGGGGTGATCCCCCAGATCAGCGTCATTCTCGGCCCGTGTGCCGGCGGAGCCGTTTATAGCCCGGCCATGACCGACTTCATCTTCATGGTGCGCGAGAAGTCCCATATGTTCATCACCGGACCGGACGTGGTCAAGACGGTCACCGGCGAGGACGTCAGCCTCGAGGAGCTCGGCGGGGCCGGCAGCCACTCCACCAAGTCGGGGGTGGCCACGTTCGTCTGCGACGACGAGAGGGAGGTACTGGACGAGGTCAAGGCCCTCCTGGCCCACCTGCCCTCCAACAACCTCGAGGAGGCACCGGTCCTGGCGACCGACGATCCGCCGGACCGCCTCTGTCCGGAGCTCACCGGGCTCATGCCGGACAGTGCCAACCTCCCCTACGACATGCGTACGGTCATCCAGACGGTTCTGGACGACGGTGGGTTCCTCGAGTACCACTCGGCGTGGGCAGCCAACATCGTCTGCGGGTTCGGACGGCTCAACGGCCGGAGCGTCGGGGTGGTCGGCAACCAGCCGATGCACTTTGCAGGGGTGCTGGACATCGGTGCTGCGGAGAAGGCTGCCCGGTTCGTGCGCACCTGCGACGCCTTCAACGTGCCGCTGATCACCTTCGTCGACGTGCCCGGCTTCCTGCCCGGCGTCGACCAGGAGTACGGCGGGATCATCCGGCACGGCGCCAAGCTGCTGTACGCCTACTGCGAGGCGACGGTGCCCAGGATCCAGGTCATCACCCGGAAGGCCTACGGTGGGGCCTACGTCGTCATGGACTCCAAGTCGGTGGGATCGGACCTCTCGTTGGCGTGGCCTTCGGCCGAACTGGCGGTCATGGGCCCCCAGGGCGCAGTTGAGATCGTCTACCGGCGGGAACTCCAGAACGCGGCCGATCCGGTATCCCGTCGGGCCGAGCTGGTCAACGAGTACATGGAGAAATTCGCCAATCCGTACGTGGCCGCAGAGCGGGGCTACGTGGACGACGTGATCGATCCTGCCGATACCCGGGCGAAGCTGATCGCCGGCCTGGAGATGCTGGCCTCGAAGCACGAGGAGACCCCCCGGCGCAAGCACGGGAACGTGCCCCTCTAG
- a CDS encoding TIGR00730 family Rossman fold protein, which translates to MPDATGGARRCLAVFCGSKVGNDGGVHTLARELGSAMAAGGVGLVYGGTCIGVMGSLADAVLEAGGTAVGVIPVGLFSREVPHGNLTELVEVPDMHARKRAMYERADAFCALPGGYGTLEEVFEAATWTQLGLHDRHKPVVLLDHNGFWSGLEAFLDRAVSDGFVKPGNRGIVSRATSVAEALAILDR; encoded by the coding sequence ATGCCCGACGCCACCGGTGGAGCCAGACGATGCCTGGCCGTCTTCTGCGGATCGAAGGTCGGCAACGACGGTGGCGTCCACACCCTGGCCCGGGAACTGGGATCGGCCATGGCGGCCGGCGGCGTGGGGTTGGTCTACGGCGGAACGTGCATCGGCGTGATGGGCTCCCTGGCAGACGCCGTGCTGGAGGCGGGGGGAACAGCGGTCGGGGTTATACCCGTCGGCCTGTTCAGCCGGGAGGTCCCCCACGGGAACCTGACCGAACTCGTGGAGGTGCCGGACATGCATGCCCGGAAGCGGGCCATGTACGAACGTGCCGACGCCTTCTGCGCCCTGCCCGGTGGCTACGGAACTCTGGAGGAGGTGTTCGAGGCGGCCACCTGGACACAACTGGGCCTCCACGACCGCCACAAGCCGGTGGTCCTGCTGGACCACAACGGCTTCTGGTCAGGCCTCGAGGCCTTCCTGGACAGGGCAGTTTCCGACGGGTTCGTGAAGCCGGGCAACCGCGGGATCGTGTCGCGGGCGACCTCGGTTGCCGAGGCGCTGGCGATCCTCGACCGCTGA
- a CDS encoding flap endonuclease, whose product MVGIDVHLVDGTYELFRHHFAVPSHVTAEGVEVAATRGVLGSMLRLLADGATHVGVATDRVIESFRNDLFDGYKTGEGTPPELFAQFPLLEAALEAAGFTVFGMVEHEADDAMGAAAVRAAVDPRVGRVLVCTPDKDLAQVVDDAAGIVQVDRRREITYDRAGVVEKFGVQPTSIPDWLALVGDTADGIPGLAGWGAKSSATVLARYGHLEAIPDDAREWDVAVRGATNLAVTLAAGREEALLYRRLATLDLDAPVMEDVEDLRWSGPARHLEDVCSHLDAPRLAERARRLAADRR is encoded by the coding sequence ATGGTCGGTATCGACGTCCACCTGGTGGACGGCACCTACGAGCTCTTCCGCCACCACTTCGCCGTGCCATCCCACGTCACCGCCGAGGGCGTGGAGGTGGCGGCCACCCGTGGGGTGCTGGGTTCCATGCTCAGGCTGCTGGCGGACGGAGCCACCCACGTCGGGGTGGCCACCGACCGGGTGATCGAGTCGTTCCGCAACGACCTGTTCGACGGCTACAAGACCGGGGAGGGCACGCCGCCGGAATTGTTCGCCCAGTTTCCGCTGCTGGAGGCGGCGCTGGAGGCCGCCGGGTTCACGGTGTTCGGAATGGTCGAGCACGAGGCCGACGATGCGATGGGGGCCGCAGCCGTCCGGGCTGCCGTCGATCCGCGCGTTGGTCGGGTACTGGTGTGCACCCCGGACAAGGATCTTGCCCAGGTGGTGGACGACGCAGCCGGCATCGTGCAGGTCGACCGCAGGCGGGAGATCACCTACGACCGGGCCGGTGTGGTGGAGAAGTTCGGCGTGCAGCCGACGTCCATCCCGGACTGGTTGGCGCTGGTGGGCGACACGGCCGACGGCATCCCGGGCCTGGCCGGCTGGGGCGCCAAGTCCTCGGCTACGGTCCTGGCCCGCTACGGACACCTTGAGGCCATTCCCGACGACGCCCGGGAATGGGACGTTGCCGTCCGTGGTGCGACGAATCTGGCCGTCACCCTGGCAGCCGGCCGCGAGGAGGCTCTGCTGTACCGGAGACTGGCCACCCTGGACCTCGACGCACCGGTGATGGAGGACGTGGAGGACCTGCGCTGGAGCGGCCCGGCACGCCACCTGGAGGACGTGTGCTCCCACCTGGACGCCCCCCGGTTGGCCGAGCGGGCGCGACGCCTCGCCGCCGACCGGCGCTGA
- the mce gene encoding methylmalonyl-CoA epimerase — translation MLLTQIDHVAIAVHDLEAAIAYYRAAFGAEVHHREVVERDGVDEALLRVGESYIQLTTGTRPDSAITRFLEKRGEGIHHVGYRVDDCAEALEAIVAAGGRAIDVVPRPGSRGTTVAFVHPKGSFGTLIELVQE, via the coding sequence GTGCTGCTGACCCAGATAGATCACGTTGCCATCGCGGTCCACGACCTGGAGGCGGCCATCGCCTACTACCGGGCGGCCTTCGGTGCCGAGGTCCACCACCGTGAGGTCGTCGAACGGGACGGCGTCGACGAAGCCCTGCTGAGGGTCGGAGAGTCCTACATCCAGCTCACGACCGGGACCCGACCCGATTCGGCGATCACCAGGTTCCTGGAGAAGCGTGGCGAAGGCATCCACCACGTCGGCTACCGGGTCGACGACTGCGCCGAGGCCCTGGAGGCCATCGTGGCAGCCGGTGGTCGGGCCATCGACGTGGTCCCCCGTCCCGGTTCGCGTGGTACGACCGTGGCCTTCGTCCACCCGAAGGGATCGTTCGGAACGCTGATCGAGTTGGTCCAGGAGTAG